The region ATTGGCTCGTGACAACCAGCTGGACCCCCAAGAGCGCACACTCGTGTTCCTGCAAGTCCAGCAAATACAAGGCTCAACATATCCGGCCGGACCTCACGGAACTTCACCACAAGCAGCAGCAGACAGTTTGGGCTGCCACAATTCGGGTGGCTCTGGTGGAGGTGGTTTGCTAGGTAGTCATTTTGGAGGTGGTGGCTTGCTAGGTAACCCTCTTGGAGGTGGTGGCTTGCTGGGACCCTTGGTAGGGGGGATATTACCTCAATCTGACGTTAATCCACCCTCTTTGGCAGATCCTGAAAGGTATCTTAGATCGGTATATAGGGCATTTAGGCCATTAATAAgattatttaagaaataaaacgTATTATTAATAACTGAAATATGAAAAACCAAATTCTCGTtcgaataaattatatttctctgAATATGTTTCTGAAAAAGAAACTACTCTATTAGAGCACACCGAGGTAGTTCTATAAAAGCAAATTAAGTTTATCTtatctccaccaccaccaccaccaccaaaaccactaccaccatcaccaccaccaccaccaccaccaccaccaccaaagtGTCCAGTAGTACTAATGTTCACCAGATGATATTTGAAAGTCACTcataatacatttcttaaatttatgGATAGCCTATGTATTCAGGTTTCAGTAGCAATTCTTCCAAACCATTTACCCAGAAATAATAATCAGAAGAAGGTCCAACAGAGGCAGTAAACGTGGAAAAGAATTTATAACAGACTTGTAAATATTtctatttaaacaaatttaagaCATCTGTATCTGTAATTCATTGGGTATTTTGTGTGTTTGAATGgtaattttttacatttgttATTATATGTAAAAATAGAAAAGCTATCTCTATCATAGGTCATTTATTGGTATCTCATTGGATGAGTACCGGTACCACCCTAATTAGAGTTATGTTAAGAAATTGTAGCTTTCTTTTATTGTTAATTGTAGAATCAGGAGCGGAAAAAGAGTGGGAGGgaatgaagaaaggaaaggagagaaTCAGTTAAGTTTATCAGTTGTAAAATTCTGTGCagtttattaacaaaatgtattatttcaattataaaaatGGAGGCGATTTTATGCTAATTTCACAGCAGGACtatttttctaagaaaataacTCCCAGAATGAACTTCCTCCGTTACTTTTGCTTTGCACTTTTCAACATTTCGATATTTATGTGAAAGTAACTAAGATAATCACAATATTATGAAACGTTGTACCATGATGAAGTACTAGTGTGCTTCTGCTGAGAAAGAATCCTGCCTGATTTTAACATTCAGAGCAAACAACCATATCCTTTGTGCAATTGTGTATTTTACATTCAAATAGATTCCATTAATTGATTAACATGTAATTACGAGAAGGCTATACTAAAGTCTGATAAAGTTCTGATAATGGTAACAATAATTAGTTTCTGTATTTACATTCATTAATATTTACATGCTAGTaatattcattgtttttataataaacataaaaacaattttaacataTCCTAGTGACTTTTGAGAATTTTTAAATTCTTGCTGTTAAaataaagatgaagatgatgattacCAACATCGTCCTCATCTTTATCATCTTAATCTTTGTTGTCATTTtatcatcgtcaccatcatcacaGCAACttcatctgaaaaaaattaaaattctcagcagccacaaaaaaaaaagtttaattttatttgttcacTATTTAAATATACATGAAAAGCATACAACTGGTGCATTTTGTGTATCAAAGTACGATGTTTATAACATTTCTTCATTATATATACCGTGTCCCAAAATAATTCCTCCGATTTCACAATACTTTATCTCTGTAACTACTAATGCTACAAGAACGTAATAAGTGTCAATAGACAGGTAATATCTCCAAGTTTTGTTTGGTACCTTGAAGTTCTCTATGAGAATCTCTGATAACATGGCACACATCTAGGCAAATTCCAATATCCCACATTCTGTACAGAATTGCCACCATTTGTCACCTGCACCTAGCTGTGATGTGACTCCATAACTTCTGCAGGTTACTGACCAAAGGATAAATGTAAAAACTGTCCTTTAGATATCACCACAGAAAATAATCAAGGGGTTACGTTAGTTGAATATGGAAACCACTTCAATAAGTTTTGATCTTCAGTCGAATGTTGAGAAAGATGCTAGTTGAGATACTAAGGTACACGATGGTGGAAGTGAGAcggtgcaccatcttgctgaaaaatgaACTCATCTTCCTCTTTATACAGTTACAACAGAACGATGAGCTGTGAAATTCAAGACACAGAAAGCTCTCTGAGGTTTCAATAGTGCCCCTGTCTAACAATGTCATTTTCCCACAATAACAATTGCATCCGCATATGGTAGCCGCATGCTTAATAAACTAGAAGGTATTAGTTGTCTATTGGGACTAACCGCGTTCCTACAGCTTACATACTTTCCGGAATGAACCATATTAAAATCATAGCAATCATTTTGGGACTCGTTGTAACCACAAGTCTATATGTTTTAAATCTCGTAGAATTATTACTTTGTTTTTACTCTGTTAACTTATTTTGTACAGTATAAAGATGTTGAAAATTCTTATATGCAAATTATtggattacattttatatttagacagtgaaataaaatttgtattataaagaTGTTCACTTCAGCTGAAGCAATAACTTTTTTCATAATTTCTCAAACTATACCAAATCCCAGTTTGCCTTCCAGTCCCAAATTGTTACCTCCTGCACCATAACCAGAGCCATCTATGACATACTGTCTTAAATCATAACCATGATCTGTATGAAGTCTGTGGTATGGTAGTGCATATTGGTAATAACTATTGTAGTATGACTGATATGGTAACGGAAGTGAACCATAACCAATATCCATACCATTGTGATTATATCTATGGGAATCATACAAAGTCCACAGCTTCTCTTCAGTATTATCTTTGGAGTGATAACCTTCAAAACCCAACTTCTTTCCTATTAAATTTTCAGTTATTGAGTTCCAAGCACGTTGTGTATCTTCAAATTTTTTATGCTCTTCCTGGACTTCAGTGTTCCCACTAATGCCCTGTAGGCAGTAAATTTCTTCTCCATTTTTAGTTTCAGGTAACTTTCCCACTGTGGGAAGTAAATCAAAATGAGTCTGCCTTGCTTTCCCTGCAGTTCCTTGTACATACATTCTGTCAGTACTCCAGACTCCAACTGGTGGACCAGTTTCATAGAGAAATTCACCAGATGTTGCTTTTTCAATGTTTTCATTAGCTTGTTCATCCTTGCTTTCAGTTTCAGTAGGCTTGTCTATTAAAAATGTGGTGTTGGCATTCACCCTTTCAGTAATTTCGTCTTTTTTAATCTGCTTTCCTTCTGATAGATTCAgcattttttcattataatttgtaGCATTAATGATATTTTTATGATGTATTAAATTCTGTAGTGAAAAGTTCTTTTCGTTACCATCAACTTGATTTTGATTGAGTTTTTGAGTTTTAGGGAATACTGACATAATCTTTCCATCATTAACGGTTTTCTGGTCCGTCTGCTTCTGTTCCTGGACTTTCGGACGTTCTCTTTCTTGTAAGAATTCTGGTGTATAGAAATTAGTTGTGTCAAATATACCTACAACTTTGTCACCTATTTGGTAAATATTTTCACGTGCTAATATCCCGTGCGTGAGTGCATCATAATCTCCATCTCTAGAATTGCTTACATAATCTCTATTGTAGGCCTTGAcacttttatttgaaatttcaCTTCCATTAATTACTGCCGTACCTATGTACATTTCAGAGACGTGAGCTACATGATCCATCATATTTTCAGAAAGAGATCCATCAATTTCGCTGTCACGGGCTCCAAATTTGTAAGTTCTGTAAAAGTCAGGGATATTATACCCAACTGGATAGTTCCTTCCAACTTCTACCCTTCCTACACCGTAATGTTTCATTTCTGGGTAGCTATTTACTTTAAGAATGTAATCTCCCATTGTTTGTTcaggactattaaaaaaaaagtcaaatatatTACTGTGTTCGATTGCATTACTCATAGAATTACCATCAGAagagagaaatattatttttcttgatgGCTTAAATTCGACATTTTCTGAGACCTGCCTTGCATGCAAATCAGGATTATCATAGAAATCCCTATCATATATATTTTCTGGATCTTCCCTGCGAAACCATCCATGCCTGCCGTGATGGTGACCATAGCCGCCATATTGATGACCGTAGCCCCCATAATGGTGACCATACCCTCCATGATGGCCAAATCCTCCACGACGGTGATTGTAGCCACTGAAGTGATGACCATAGCCCCCAGGATGGTGATATAACTGTGACCAGCCTCGTCCATCAGGGACACTTCGTGTTTCAGTAGAACCTTCTTGTACGTCAGATGTAAGACTCAGTTCATGGACTGGATGAGGAATTTCGTTACTTCTTGTGAACCTTATCAGCACAGTCCAAAACAGGATACAACATTTCTGGAGAAATAGGAATTTTTCATGATTGGCTGCTTATGAAAAGAAACAATAGATGATACAACATATATTCAGTgttcgaatttataaaaaatgtaaagGGAAGAGGAATTTAAGTATGTATGTCAATTATAGTGTATTcggtttaaaatattttattattattattattattattattattattattattattattattattattattattattattattagtccaatTCTGTGTTTGCAGAGACTTTTTAGTAAGAAGATGTCCTTCCAACAGGTTACTAGCGTGGAGGAAGTAAGTccagtggtggggttgccacctatAGTCTatattgaatgagaaaattattaaattcaacagagcaatggggataattaatcagatactCAAACCAactttagtacaaaaacacacgcgcaccagaatttataaaacattggccagacctatagcCTACTCtattttggtagtgaagcttggacgattcgtaatattgattcacaaagattaatggcggcagaaatgagatttatgcgtcgtacagcgggatacacaaGAATGCATCAAttataaattttgacattatgaaggaactgcagattgaactgattacggaatacctacagaaatgcagacaaaactggagatcacgtgtcatcagaatgcctcgttctagaattccacgccaaattttaaattaccatcctgtggggaagagatccttgggcagaccgttcaagcattggcaagagaccgtaacgggccactaggcccaatacatgcaaggatgatgatgatgatgatgatgatgattgttagtccaattgcatcccttgtatcttttccttttctgaagccaaactgctcttcttccacaatcgacgtttatattctaagatggaaggacaattggaagaagagca is a window of Periplaneta americana isolate PAMFEO1 chromosome 12, P.americana_PAMFEO1_priV1, whole genome shotgun sequence DNA encoding:
- the LOC138710755 gene encoding uncharacterized protein, coding for MRIFVSTVFLFVVSQFLVDLGNTSPQYETNDSNIDDRTLLKLKRRKIRKLCSLLGLARDNQLDPQERTLVFLQVQQIQGSTYPAGPHGTSPQAAADSLGCHNSGGSGGGGLLGSHFGGGGLLGNPLGGGGLLGPLVGGILPQSDVNPPSLADPERYLRSVYRAFRPLIRLFKK